The Lactuca sativa cultivar Salinas chromosome 2, Lsat_Salinas_v11, whole genome shotgun sequence genome includes a window with the following:
- the LOC111915966 gene encoding alpha-amylase-like, which translates to MENKGKRERDRVFKKNGILLFPLSTTEYNKGIKAVADIVINHRTGEKQDGSGKFYIFEGGTPYKRLDWGSSLIFKDDDYYGCNGNIDIGDPITGSPVIDHVNPIVQKELSDWMNWLKIEIGFDGWQFDYVKGYSSSFTKIYMTNTSPDFAVGELWSSLAHGQDEKPY; encoded by the coding sequence ATGGAGAACAAAGGCAAAAGAGAACGAGACagggttttcaaaaaaaatgggatTTTACTTTTTCCCCTTTCTACTACCGAGTACAACAAGGGAATCAAAGCCGTTGCAgacatagttataaatcacagaACAGGGGAAAAGCAAGATGGAAGCGGGAAATTCTATATCTTCGAGGGTGGAACTCCATATAAACGCCTTGATTGGGGATCTTCCTTGATTTTCAAAGACGACGACTATTATGGTTGCAATGGAAATATCGACATAGGAGATCCCATTACAGGTTCCCCAGTCATCGATCACGTAAACCCTATAGTCCAAAAGGAGTTATCTGATTGGATGAATTGGCTCAAGATTGAAATAGGGTTTGATGGGTGGCAATTTGATTACGTAAAAGGGTATTCCTCGAGTTTCACCAAGATCTACATGACCAACACCTCTCCCGATTTTGCAGTTGGAGAGCTATGGAGCTCGTTAGCTCATGGGCAAGATGAAAAACCATATTAA